A genomic window from Nitrospirota bacterium includes:
- a CDS encoding cytochrome c3 family protein — protein sequence MINSKGKNILKVLLLFFILSLIYACVPEDTARRRGFEPKPCLDCHKEKLNEFQKKYVHSPVSKQDCEACHLRHGRLAVKSFKEREERKLCFTCHRKMASDMDKLSNVHTALKQGRCVPCHNPHASENRFLQKETGSEQCFTCHDRVPFMRANRHEPLSDGCLTCHAAHGSQYKDNLIKDEADLCRSCHDPATGGFRKAHKNYPVQQGKCTGCHNPHSSTNDKLLRKSVHVPLELGQCSSCHKPSEGPDPLGVIAQDAKLCYSCHKKEEKDFKTAYRHPPAGKGKCLDCHSPHASDYPKITLMDEKELCLKCHADKPKIDVTNLHAPIKEEGCTVCHDPHGSENPFYLNAPEGQICLTCHADMKKELKEISTHKPFSELQCTKCHDPHGTDTPVMLKAVRARLCYSCHQKEEKEFFKTYIHTPVNKGECLSCHKAHASENKGLLSNSPDQLCLDCHDGMLPDVKAKEMHPPFRDRACLTCHAPHASDYTANTLTPMAELCYKCHKSTKAALKGSKNRHLPVDEGKCTACHSPHGTRVEYQLLSRPSELCLSCHERVVTTSARKGHIDMEKGDCLSCHRSHYSESKDLLNAKDPALCLKCHSTDTERLLKVHRKPLAQIRQCLSCHEPHVTEKPGMLKKIKHDPFARRDCEACHK from the coding sequence ATGATTAACTCCAAAGGAAAGAATATCTTAAAAGTCCTCCTTCTGTTTTTTATCTTAAGCCTCATCTACGCATGCGTTCCTGAAGATACAGCAAGAAGGCGGGGTTTTGAACCAAAACCCTGTCTGGATTGTCACAAGGAGAAGCTGAATGAATTTCAGAAGAAGTATGTGCATTCTCCGGTAAGCAAACAGGATTGTGAGGCCTGCCACCTTCGTCATGGAAGGCTTGCCGTTAAATCCTTCAAGGAGAGGGAGGAGCGAAAGCTCTGCTTTACCTGTCACCGGAAGATGGCCTCGGATATGGATAAGTTATCCAATGTGCATACCGCCCTGAAGCAGGGCAGGTGTGTCCCCTGCCATAACCCCCATGCATCTGAAAACAGGTTTCTTCAGAAAGAGACGGGCAGTGAGCAGTGCTTTACCTGTCATGACAGGGTTCCTTTTATGAGGGCTAATCGCCATGAGCCCCTTTCAGACGGATGTCTTACATGCCATGCAGCCCATGGTTCTCAATATAAGGACAATCTCATAAAGGATGAAGCGGATCTCTGCCGCTCGTGTCATGACCCTGCTACGGGCGGTTTCAGGAAGGCACATAAGAATTATCCGGTTCAACAGGGCAAATGTACAGGTTGTCATAACCCTCACAGCTCAACAAATGATAAATTGCTCAGGAAATCAGTCCATGTTCCTCTGGAACTCGGGCAATGCAGTTCCTGTCATAAACCATCGGAAGGCCCGGATCCACTCGGTGTTATTGCTCAGGATGCCAAGCTATGCTATAGCTGTCACAAGAAGGAAGAAAAGGATTTTAAGACAGCTTACAGGCATCCTCCTGCTGGTAAAGGTAAATGTCTTGACTGTCACAGTCCTCATGCCTCGGATTATCCGAAAATTACCCTTATGGATGAAAAGGAGCTTTGTTTAAAGTGTCATGCCGACAAGCCGAAGATTGACGTGACTAACCTGCATGCACCAATAAAGGAGGAGGGCTGCACAGTCTGTCACGACCCACATGGCTCTGAGAACCCTTTTTATCTGAATGCACCTGAGGGGCAGATATGCCTTACATGTCATGCTGATATGAAAAAGGAGTTAAAAGAAATATCCACGCATAAGCCGTTCTCCGAGCTTCAATGTACAAAATGCCATGACCCTCATGGTACGGATACCCCGGTTATGCTTAAGGCCGTGCGAGCCCGGTTATGCTATAGCTGTCATCAAAAGGAGGAGAAGGAGTTTTTTAAGACCTATATCCATACACCTGTGAATAAAGGAGAGTGTCTCTCCTGCCATAAGGCGCATGCATCTGAAAATAAGGGTTTGCTGAGCAATTCACCGGATCAGCTCTGCCTTGATTGCCATGATGGTATGTTGCCGGATGTTAAGGCAAAAGAGATGCATCCTCCATTCAGGGACCGGGCCTGCCTGACATGCCATGCCCCCCATGCCAGTGATTACACGGCAAATACACTTACGCCCATGGCGGAGCTCTGTTACAAGTGTCATAAAAGCACAAAGGCTGCACTGAAAGGCAGCAAAAACAGGCACCTGCCCGTGGATGAGGGGAAATGTACGGCCTGTCACAGCCCGCATGGGACCAGGGTTGAGTATCAACTCTTAAGCCGTCCCTCGGAGCTCTGTCTTTCCTGTCATGAAAGGGTAGTGACTACCAGTGCCAGAAAAGGGCATATAGATATGGAAAAGGGGGACTGTTTGAGTTGTCATCGCTCTCATTATTCTGAATCAAAGGACTTGCTGAATGCCAAAGACCCGGCGTTATGCCTTAAATGCCACTCGACAGATACGGAGAGACTGTTGAAGGTACACAGAAAACCTTTGGCCCAAATCAGGCAGTGTCTGAGCTGTCATGAACCCCATGTAACAGAAAAGCCGGGGATGCTTAAAAAGATAAAGCATGATCCATTTGCCAGGAGGGACTGTGAAGCCTGTCATAAATGA
- a CDS encoding cytochrome c3 family protein yields the protein MKPVINDRRFLSVTLIAVSFMLITFILSALNSNAYARADLKTSVPELCYQCHVKLEEGLSDRYVHFPFKQGMCISCHSSHVSDTKGLIKDDINSLCLSCHKGIRKLIRKSSLHGALKRGVCTDCHTPHSGKNKYLLVSEEKRLCWNCHENLKGQLDKPEVHAVFKEGKCSSCHDAHASSEENQLLAAPARLCKSCHAPRCKAGGVSISYITKGMNCTECHTGHTSDTKGLLGPYGHTAFLKKDCEQCHKPFVANGKITTKREGEALCLGCHKKVIATLKGADVHGANMKNVCTMCHNPHASKKENLTVNESGVCLNCHEKTEKRTALMEKTLKSIRCAPVKDRKCFECHVPLHSGRPLYFRTDDIVTCSSCHESQHEITHPLGAGVIDPRNGKSLTCISCHSMHSAKADFMLTFDRKRQLCIQCHKK from the coding sequence GTGAAGCCTGTCATAAATGACAGAAGATTCCTGTCAGTAACCTTAATCGCTGTAAGCTTCATGCTGATAACGTTTATCTTGTCAGCCCTGAACAGTAATGCCTATGCCCGGGCTGACCTTAAAACGAGTGTGCCTGAGCTTTGCTATCAGTGTCATGTAAAGCTTGAGGAAGGCCTGTCTGACAGGTATGTCCATTTCCCGTTTAAACAGGGTATGTGCATTTCATGTCATAGCTCACATGTAAGTGATACAAAGGGCCTGATAAAGGATGATATCAATTCCCTGTGTCTGAGCTGTCATAAAGGTATCAGAAAACTTATCCGGAAATCCAGCTTGCACGGTGCCCTTAAAAGGGGCGTGTGTACGGATTGTCACACACCCCATAGCGGAAAAAATAAATACCTCCTGGTCAGCGAGGAAAAGAGACTCTGCTGGAATTGCCACGAGAATCTTAAAGGGCAACTTGACAAGCCTGAAGTGCACGCAGTTTTTAAGGAAGGAAAATGTTCATCATGCCATGATGCTCACGCATCTTCGGAGGAGAATCAGTTGCTTGCCGCCCCTGCCAGGCTGTGCAAAAGCTGTCATGCTCCACGGTGTAAGGCGGGCGGGGTCTCTATAAGTTATATCACAAAAGGAATGAATTGCACCGAATGTCACACAGGACATACCTCTGATACCAAAGGTCTCCTCGGTCCTTATGGTCATACGGCCTTTCTGAAAAAGGATTGTGAACAATGCCATAAACCTTTTGTTGCTAATGGGAAGATAACCACTAAAAGAGAGGGCGAGGCCTTGTGCCTTGGTTGCCATAAAAAGGTCATCGCAACACTCAAAGGTGCGGATGTCCACGGCGCCAATATGAAGAATGTCTGCACCATGTGTCATAATCCTCATGCATCGAAAAAGGAGAACCTGACAGTAAATGAATCAGGCGTTTGTCTCAACTGCCATGAGAAGACAGAAAAAAGGACTGCCCTGATGGAGAAGACATTGAAGTCCATCCGCTGTGCTCCTGTCAAGGACAGGAAGTGTTTTGAATGTCATGTGCCGCTGCACTCAGGTCGGCCTCTTTATTTCAGGACAGATGATATTGTAACCTGTTCCAGTTGCCATGAATCACAGCATGAAATCACCCATCCTTTAGGTGCCGGCGTCATAGACCCGCGTAACGGTAAGTCGCTTACCTGCATTTCATGTCATAGTATGCATTCTGCCAAGGCTGATTTTATGCTTACCTTTGATAGAAAGAGGCAGCTCTGTATCCAATGTCATAAAAAGTAA
- a CDS encoding cytochrome c3 family protein has translation MKKGNHTLICLTILLVLILVGGVRAEVSGVCSNCHTMHNSQGGVPMNYDSSVTPNRRLLRGDCIGCHAQNRSTNIFNTIPQVYHSDPTDLAGGNFSYVLLADSSGHNVQGIVTSADVILGNTPPGYNSTYDPSLTGFSTVSRLVCAGSNGCHGNRDSSDEWAAVSGGHHGDDSILKYGAGFTLTGQGADVPTSYRFLYKIKGAEDSDWQDTWSTTDHNEYLAEVYATRGTTDSWANMKGTISELCSECHSTFHLGGSSGIGSASPWLRHPTDVIIPNSGEFVSMSTTYTATVPVGRPAASLTSGLTAAIGTVAAGTDRVMCLSCHRAHGSPYYKMLRWNYKSTILPTALYGCNVCHTSRN, from the coding sequence ATGAAAAAAGGGAACCATACACTAATTTGCCTTACTATTTTGCTGGTGCTGATACTGGTTGGCGGAGTGCGGGCAGAGGTTAGCGGTGTATGCAGTAACTGTCACACCATGCACAACAGCCAGGGAGGTGTTCCGATGAACTATGACAGTTCTGTCACCCCCAACCGGAGACTGCTCCGCGGGGATTGTATAGGTTGTCATGCACAGAATCGCAGCACTAATATCTTCAACACTATTCCCCAGGTCTACCATTCTGATCCTACAGACCTTGCAGGAGGGAATTTTTCGTATGTTTTACTTGCTGACTCGAGCGGACATAATGTCCAGGGCATAGTGACCTCGGCGGATGTCATACTCGGCAATACACCCCCCGGATATAACAGCACCTATGATCCCTCCTTAACAGGGTTCAGTACTGTTAGCCGTCTGGTGTGTGCAGGGTCTAACGGCTGTCACGGTAACAGGGATTCATCCGATGAGTGGGCCGCAGTCAGCGGGGGACATCACGGTGATGACTCAATACTCAAGTACGGCGCCGGTTTTACACTGACCGGGCAGGGGGCCGATGTGCCCACCAGTTACAGGTTCCTATACAAGATAAAGGGTGCTGAGGATAGTGACTGGCAGGATACTTGGAGTACTACTGACCACAACGAATACCTGGCTGAAGTCTATGCAACAAGGGGCACGACGGATTCATGGGCAAATATGAAGGGCACTATCAGTGAGCTCTGCTCTGAATGTCATTCCACGTTCCATCTGGGTGGCAGCAGTGGAATCGGTTCTGCTTCACCGTGGCTGAGGCACCCGACAGATGTGATAATCCCGAATTCAGGAGAGTTTGTCTCCATGTCGACTACCTATACGGCTACAGTGCCGGTTGGAAGACCGGCGGCATCACTGACAAGCGGGTTGACCGCTGCAATAGGGACAGTTGCCGCCGGGACCGACAGGGTCATGTGTCTCTCCTGTCACAGGGCCCATGGCTCTCCCTACTACAAGATGCTGAGGTGGAACTACAAGAGCACCATTCTTCCGACAGCCCTGTATGGGTGTAACGTTTGCCATACATCCAGGAACTAA
- a CDS encoding cytochrome c3 family protein, giving the protein MRRGKKRILILLVVLLVSVVFLYIGQAGAGPYLDSAHGNSNYGVKRSAAGFPTDYPRGLCAQCHEQHASIGGSEPAPTGGPDSFMLFDTNYTSQTADFCFDCHTDAGSYQTGGSIINRCYSFRAGGWTADTLNDILEAFSFTSSGTSHNLDDISTFITGRWSYTSDSNPCVACHNPHSAQGDPPNAPNSAKSTSTRGWPVSRPSLHSRDNNAWGLWGDGVGEKMSDYVGALTYQAPYRYGSTTSFEPDGSTTQDGSNLTDFVSFCTDCHNTTNSIYSTTLGGPLATIDWVTAGGDSSLSGDKHGKNNATVGIDINPPFSNSNSGNYVLSCTDCHEPHGSPNDYLIRREVNGGVLAGTVNSGTKSFGYLCRQCHFDDTSYNGRVNFWEYIHHKSADSPYVQNRCRNCHGSGGNPPPPIRCSICHYHGSSAANRRTF; this is encoded by the coding sequence TTGAGACGTGGAAAAAAAAGAATATTAATCCTGTTGGTTGTCCTACTTGTTTCAGTGGTCTTTCTGTATATTGGCCAGGCAGGTGCCGGTCCCTACCTTGATTCAGCCCACGGGAACAGCAACTATGGGGTCAAACGCTCTGCTGCCGGATTTCCCACTGATTATCCCAGGGGTCTCTGTGCCCAATGCCATGAGCAGCATGCAAGTATTGGCGGGTCAGAGCCGGCCCCTACCGGTGGACCTGATAGCTTTATGCTGTTTGATACAAACTATACAAGCCAGACAGCTGATTTTTGCTTTGACTGCCATACTGATGCGGGTTCTTATCAGACGGGGGGCAGTATTATAAACCGTTGTTACAGTTTTCGGGCGGGTGGCTGGACTGCTGATACCCTTAACGATATCCTTGAGGCATTTTCCTTTACCTCTTCCGGCACTTCGCACAATCTTGATGATATAAGCACTTTTATTACCGGCAGATGGAGTTACACGTCTGATTCAAATCCCTGTGTTGCCTGCCATAATCCGCACTCTGCCCAGGGAGATCCCCCTAATGCGCCCAATAGCGCCAAGAGCACCAGTACAAGGGGCTGGCCTGTATCGCGTCCGAGCCTGCACAGCAGGGATAATAATGCCTGGGGACTCTGGGGGGATGGAGTTGGTGAAAAGATGAGCGACTATGTTGGTGCATTAACATATCAGGCTCCCTACCGGTATGGTTCCACTACAAGTTTTGAGCCTGATGGGTCCACCACACAGGATGGCTCTAACCTTACGGATTTTGTCTCTTTCTGTACGGACTGTCATAATACGACAAACTCGATCTACAGTACAACACTTGGAGGACCCCTGGCGACCATTGACTGGGTTACTGCAGGTGGGGATTCTTCCTTGTCCGGTGACAAGCATGGAAAGAATAATGCAACAGTAGGCATTGATATAAACCCTCCATTTTCAAATTCAAATTCTGGCAATTATGTGCTTTCCTGTACTGATTGCCATGAACCTCATGGCTCACCCAATGACTATTTGATAAGAAGAGAGGTGAACGGGGGCGTCCTTGCCGGAACAGTCAATAGCGGAACTAAAAGTTTCGGGTACCTCTGCAGACAGTGTCACTTTGATGATACGAGTTATAACGGAAGGGTCAATTTCTGGGAATATATTCACCACAAAAGTGCTGATTCTCCATATGTACAGAACCGATGCCGTAATTGTCACGGAAGCGGGGGGAATCCACCCCCTCCCATAAGGTGTTCTATCTGCCATTACCATGGCTCAAGTGCAGCTAACAGGCGTACATTTTAG
- a CDS encoding DsrH/TusB family sulfur metabolism protein produces MLVIIKSAPDTPEGKRGIKLARDMAADICLIQNAVYFAQIERLEGFCGTAYAVKEDLQLRGLQEDDIERGLKIIGWDELIDMMTGEDKAIGAF; encoded by the coding sequence ATGCTTGTGATTATAAAAAGTGCACCTGATACCCCGGAAGGTAAAAGGGGGATTAAGCTTGCGAGAGACATGGCTGCAGATATCTGCCTGATTCAAAACGCTGTCTATTTCGCTCAGATCGAGAGACTCGAGGGCTTCTGCGGCACGGCTTACGCTGTAAAGGAAGACCTTCAGCTCAGGGGACTTCAGGAAGATGACATCGAGAGGGGACTGAAGATAATCGGATGGGATGAACTCATCGATATGATGACAGGTGAAGATAAGGCAATTGGTGCATTTTAA
- a CDS encoding DsrE family protein: protein MSIILRRPPYGTVDASEAIRHALGGVTEDIAVKLILVDGGVNAARRNQDTSGTEYMNAGEGIRDCIDMGVDVYADKLSLKDSHLEADEIEEGVIITSSSEIAELVKESDTTMIF, encoded by the coding sequence ATGAGCATAATCTTGAGAAGGCCGCCCTACGGTACTGTCGACGCCTCTGAGGCCATTCGTCATGCCCTTGGAGGGGTAACCGAGGATATTGCTGTCAAGCTCATCCTTGTGGACGGAGGGGTCAACGCAGCACGCAGAAATCAGGACACATCCGGCACCGAATATATGAACGCAGGGGAAGGAATCAGAGACTGTATTGATATGGGCGTTGATGTATATGCCGACAAGCTTTCTTTAAAGGACTCACATCTTGAGGCTGACGAGATTGAAGAGGGTGTTATTATTACAAGCAGCTCTGAAATTGCAGAACTCGTGAAAGAGTCAGACACAACAATGATTTTTTAA
- a CDS encoding DsrE family protein gives MQKEIVMFLSTTPYSFENTHTIFRLADAALKKGHKVRLIASGDGVFSIVKGQLPQSLSVMEELVGRGLKVDI, from the coding sequence ATGCAAAAAGAGATAGTCATGTTTCTCTCCACCACACCGTACAGCTTTGAAAACACCCATACTATCTTCAGACTCGCAGATGCCGCACTGAAAAAGGGGCATAAGGTGAGGCTGATTGCATCAGGGGACGGGGTATTCTCCATAGTAAAAGGACAACTGCCACAGTCTCTCTCTGTAATGGAGGAACTTGTGGGCAGGGGACTCAAGGTGGATATATGA
- a CDS encoding metalloregulator ArsR/SmtB family transcription factor codes for MRSLGQRAELLRVIAHPARIRILEELTKGVKCVSDFEEFLEISQPNISQHLSLLRNHGIIDYYMDGRLRCYFLVDPVIPDILKLLEKDYPGSLPAPACCPVTKKGKYPGERRR; via the coding sequence ATGCGGTCACTGGGGCAGAGAGCAGAGCTATTGAGGGTTATAGCCCATCCGGCAAGGATCAGGATACTTGAGGAGCTCACAAAGGGGGTTAAGTGTGTGAGCGATTTTGAGGAGTTTTTAGAGATAAGTCAGCCCAATATATCACAACACCTCTCGTTACTCAGGAATCACGGAATTATTGACTATTATATGGATGGAAGACTGAGGTGCTACTTCCTTGTTGACCCGGTAATTCCGGATATCCTGAAACTGCTTGAAAAGGACTACCCCGGATCACTCCCTGCGCCCGCATGCTGCCCTGTTACGAAAAAAGGAAAGTATCCGGGAGAAAGGAGAAGATAA
- the purB gene encoding adenylosuccinate lyase yields the protein MIPRYTRKEMENIWTLESKYRKWLEVEIAACEAWAEMGDIPQDALKVIKEKAGFDTERIDEIEATVKHDVIAFLTSVSEHVGPEARYIHKGLTSSDILDTALALLMRDAADIIINDIETLLGVLKEQAYRHKDTPCMGRSHGIHAEPMTFGLKFALWHEDMKRNLERMERAKNVISAGKLSGAVGTFSNIPPQIEEMVLSMLGLKPEPVATQVVQRDRHAEYLSTLAIVAACIEKIAVEIRHLQRTEVLEAEEPFAVGQKGSSAMPHKRNPVGSENLSGLARIVRANSMAALENIPLWHERDISHSSVERVIIPDSTILVDYMLNRLKGILEGLQLYPERMKTNMMRSFGLYNSQRVMLALTEKGLSREEAYALVQRNAMKSWKEERDFQTLLKQDPDVTGHLSAEELDTLFDLSYYLRNVDYIFKRVFENA from the coding sequence ATGATACCACGATACACGCGTAAGGAAATGGAGAATATCTGGACACTCGAGAGCAAATACAGGAAATGGCTTGAGGTGGAGATAGCCGCCTGCGAGGCATGGGCAGAGATGGGGGACATCCCTCAGGACGCCCTTAAGGTCATCAAGGAGAAGGCCGGATTTGATACAGAGAGGATCGATGAAATAGAGGCCACTGTCAAACATGATGTAATCGCCTTTCTTACCTCAGTGTCAGAGCATGTAGGGCCTGAGGCCCGCTATATTCATAAGGGGCTGACATCGTCGGATATACTTGACACAGCCCTTGCCCTGCTGATGCGTGATGCAGCAGATATTATTATCAATGATATCGAGACACTCCTTGGCGTCCTTAAAGAGCAGGCATACAGGCACAAGGACACTCCCTGCATGGGCCGCAGTCATGGTATTCATGCGGAACCAATGACCTTTGGTCTCAAATTCGCCCTCTGGCATGAGGATATGAAGCGTAACCTCGAAAGGATGGAAAGGGCCAAAAATGTAATCTCTGCCGGCAAGCTCTCAGGGGCTGTGGGAACATTCTCCAACATCCCGCCTCAGATTGAAGAGATGGTCCTTTCAATGCTTGGGTTAAAACCAGAGCCTGTTGCCACACAGGTTGTTCAAAGGGACAGGCATGCCGAGTATCTCTCCACCCTTGCCATTGTGGCCGCCTGCATTGAAAAGATAGCGGTAGAGATACGGCACCTCCAGAGGACAGAGGTCCTGGAGGCTGAAGAGCCCTTTGCAGTGGGACAGAAAGGCTCCTCTGCAATGCCACATAAACGAAACCCCGTAGGCAGTGAAAACCTCTCGGGCCTTGCCCGCATTGTAAGGGCCAATTCCATGGCAGCCCTTGAAAACATACCACTGTGGCATGAGAGGGATATATCGCACTCCTCGGTTGAGAGGGTAATAATACCTGACAGCACAATCCTTGTTGACTACATGCTAAACAGGCTGAAGGGCATACTTGAGGGCCTTCAGCTCTATCCCGAAAGGATGAAGACAAACATGATGCGGAGCTTTGGCCTCTACAATTCACAGCGTGTTATGCTCGCCCTCACTGAAAAGGGACTCAGCCGTGAGGAAGCCTATGCCCTCGTACAGCGTAATGCAATGAAGAGCTGGAAGGAGGAAAGGGATTTTCAAACCCTTCTCAAGCAGGACCCTGATGTAACAGGACACTTGTCCGCTGAGGAACTCGACACACTGTTCGACCTTTCATATTACCTGAGAAATGTGGATTATATATTCAAACGTGTCTTTGAAAATGCATAA
- a CDS encoding SH3 domain-containing protein, which produces MKKILLYGLLVPLIFLFNGYAFALCVNVPEANLRGGPGTRYEKRWLVFKYTALKKIAKRKGWYKVQDVDGDLHWIHGKLVTSKIKCAVVKVDKANVRSGPGTRFKKSAMSPAIKYDSFKVIKRKGAWVKVLDEFGDKGWIHKKLLWIQ; this is translated from the coding sequence ATGAAAAAGATACTGTTATATGGATTGCTTGTCCCGTTGATATTTCTTTTTAACGGTTATGCCTTTGCATTGTGTGTTAACGTGCCTGAGGCCAACCTGAGAGGCGGCCCCGGGACCAGGTATGAAAAGAGGTGGCTTGTCTTCAAATACACGGCCCTGAAGAAGATAGCCAAAAGAAAAGGATGGTATAAGGTTCAGGATGTTGATGGCGATCTGCACTGGATTCATGGGAAACTGGTTACCTCTAAAATCAAATGTGCAGTGGTAAAGGTAGATAAGGCGAACGTCAGAAGCGGGCCGGGAACAAGGTTTAAAAAGAGCGCTATGAGTCCGGCTATAAAATACGATTCGTTTAAGGTGATCAAGAGAAAGGGTGCATGGGTGAAGGTTTTGGATGAATTCGGTGATAAGGGATGGATACACAAAAAATTGTTGTGGATTCAGTAA
- a CDS encoding metallophosphoesterase family protein, giving the protein MLYAVISDVHSNLEALYAVIEDIRKRDIKNILFLGDAVGYGPNPNECIELLKKECLVLLAGNHDRAVTGDTPLERFNENARTAVQWTIEHITEEHLEFLGKLDILKVMEKDNLCLVHSTPKEPDAWRYIVTLNDAGVNFRYFEQKICLIGHSHTPFIMEKRPSGELILYKDRVTFSEAARYIINAGSVGQPRDRDPRAAYAVLNAGEVEIIRVDYNFRETQRKMREAGLPKFLIERLEKGI; this is encoded by the coding sequence ATGCTGTATGCTGTAATCTCGGATGTCCACTCCAACCTCGAGGCACTGTATGCGGTAATTGAGGACATCAGGAAGAGGGACATTAAAAACATCCTGTTCCTGGGCGATGCAGTCGGATATGGACCCAATCCGAATGAATGCATTGAGCTGCTTAAAAAAGAGTGTCTGGTCCTTCTTGCAGGAAATCATGACCGTGCTGTTACCGGGGATACGCCGTTAGAACGCTTTAATGAAAATGCCAGGACCGCAGTACAGTGGACAATAGAGCATATAACAGAGGAACACCTTGAATTTCTTGGAAAACTGGACATACTGAAGGTGATGGAAAAGGATAATCTCTGTCTCGTTCACTCCACACCAAAAGAACCGGATGCATGGCGTTACATAGTTACACTCAATGATGCAGGGGTTAATTTCCGGTACTTTGAACAAAAGATATGCCTGATAGGTCATAGTCATACCCCATTTATAATGGAAAAACGCCCCTCAGGTGAGCTCATCCTTTACAAAGACAGGGTAACCTTCTCAGAGGCTGCACGGTATATAATTAATGCAGGCAGTGTCGGACAGCCAAGGGACAGGGATCCAAGGGCTGCTTATGCAGTCCTGAATGCAGGGGAAGTGGAAATAATCCGTGTTGACTACAACTTCAGAGAGACCCAAAGGAAGATGAGAGAAGCCGGACTGCCCAAATTCCTGATAGAGAGGCTGGAGAAGGGGATCTGA
- the nusB gene encoding transcription antitermination factor NusB: MKRRKAREYALQILYQCDLTKDTPDRLNFEAFWKENPAPDDVKAFTEELVRGTLKNLAHIDSLIKSVAEHWEMKRMAAVDRNILRFATYELLYKNDVPAAVTLNEAIEIAKKFSAKESSSFINGLLDRIAKKLKKRMH, from the coding sequence ATGAAAAGAAGAAAGGCAAGGGAATATGCCCTGCAGATATTATATCAATGTGACCTGACAAAAGACACTCCTGACAGATTGAATTTTGAGGCCTTCTGGAAGGAAAATCCTGCACCTGATGATGTAAAGGCATTCACTGAGGAACTTGTCCGCGGCACCCTCAAAAATCTTGCCCACATAGATTCATTAATAAAGTCTGTAGCTGAACACTGGGAGATGAAGAGGATGGCTGCAGTTGACAGGAATATACTGAGGTTTGCCACATACGAACTTCTTTACAAAAACGATGTCCCTGCTGCCGTTACACTGAATGAGGCCATAGAGATCGCAAAAAAGTTTTCAGCCAAAGAATCTTCTTCTTTTATCAATGGCCTGCTGGACAGGATAGCAAAGAAACTGAAGAAGAGGATGCACTGA
- the ribE gene encoding 6,7-dimethyl-8-ribityllumazine synthase: MNIYEGELIGKGLKFCIITSRFNDFITSKLTEGAIDALKRHGTSEKDIDLVRVPGAFELPIIVKKLAQKGTYDAIIALGTIIRGSTPHFDYVAAEASKGIAVASMETGVPVSFGVITSDTIEQAIERAGSKAGNKGWDAAMTALEMADLMKKI, from the coding sequence ATGAATATTTACGAAGGTGAACTAATTGGCAAGGGCCTGAAATTTTGTATTATAACAAGCCGTTTTAATGATTTTATCACCAGCAAACTGACGGAAGGCGCCATTGATGCACTGAAGAGACACGGCACATCAGAGAAGGATATTGACCTGGTGCGGGTACCCGGTGCATTTGAGCTACCAATTATAGTAAAGAAGCTGGCACAAAAGGGCACTTATGATGCAATTATAGCCCTCGGCACTATTATAAGGGGCTCGACTCCTCATTTCGACTATGTAGCTGCCGAGGCATCCAAGGGTATTGCCGTTGCCAGCATGGAGACAGGAGTCCCTGTTTCATTTGGGGTAATAACATCAGATACAATTGAGCAGGCCATTGAACGTGCAGGTTCAAAGGCCGGCAACAAAGGCTGGGATGCTGCAATGACAGCCCTGGAGATGGCTGATCTGATGAAGAAAATATAG